One stretch of Micromonospora echinospora DNA includes these proteins:
- a CDS encoding class I SAM-dependent methyltransferase, with translation MAEITGDQRVQSEVLEGLATAVNHRQWFVELAVPYLGDNPIEIGSGLGDYASAWAEQVPRITATEADPDRLVQLKERLSDHPGVEVRQMLLPHHERGDYSAAVSYNVLEHIDDHVGALRSMRDLVRPGGAVVIIVPAFQFAMSPADIATGHVRRYTKKTLAAAMTEAGLTVERIHYANALGLIGYFMATKVFRLMPKEGPMVKVYDTLVLPVTKAAEQRVRPPFGQSVFAVARV, from the coding sequence ATGGCAGAAATCACTGGGGATCAGCGCGTCCAGTCCGAGGTGCTCGAAGGCCTCGCGACCGCGGTCAACCACCGGCAGTGGTTCGTCGAGCTGGCGGTGCCCTACCTCGGTGACAACCCGATCGAGATCGGCAGCGGCCTGGGCGACTACGCCTCCGCGTGGGCAGAGCAGGTACCCCGGATCACCGCCACCGAGGCGGACCCGGACCGGCTGGTCCAGCTCAAGGAGCGGCTGTCCGACCACCCGGGCGTCGAGGTCCGGCAGATGCTGCTCCCGCACCACGAGCGCGGCGACTACAGCGCGGCCGTCTCGTACAACGTGCTGGAGCACATCGACGACCACGTGGGCGCGCTGCGCAGCATGCGCGACCTGGTCCGCCCGGGCGGCGCGGTGGTCATCATCGTGCCGGCGTTCCAGTTCGCCATGAGCCCCGCCGACATCGCCACCGGCCACGTCCGCCGCTACACCAAGAAGACGCTCGCCGCCGCCATGACCGAGGCGGGCCTCACCGTCGAGCGGATCCACTACGCCAACGCGCTCGGCCTGATCGGCTACTTCATGGCCACCAAGGTCTTCCGGCTGATGCCGAAGGAGGGCCCGATGGTGAAGGTGTACGACACCCTCGTGCTACCAGTCACCAAGGCCGCCGAGCAGCGCGTGCGTCCCCCGTTCGGCCAGTCCGTCTTCGCGGTAGCCCGCGTGTAA
- a CDS encoding YbhB/YbcL family Raf kinase inhibitor-like protein, with the protein MTLERPIAPDPYELLPTVPSFDLTSEDVHNGEPMDARYAHGSTGGENVSPQLSWSGFPAETGSFVVTCFDPDAPTGSGFWHWVLVNVPASVTELPSGVREDDLGGAFSVRNDYGETGYGGAAPPAGDRPHRYVFAVHAVDVDRLDIPAGASPAFVGFNLAFHTLARAVIRPTYQIKE; encoded by the coding sequence ATGACCCTGGAACGACCGATCGCCCCGGACCCGTACGAGCTGCTGCCGACGGTGCCGTCGTTCGACCTGACGAGCGAGGACGTGCACAACGGCGAGCCGATGGACGCGCGGTACGCGCACGGCAGCACCGGCGGCGAGAACGTCTCACCGCAGCTGTCCTGGTCGGGCTTCCCGGCCGAGACCGGGAGTTTCGTGGTCACCTGCTTCGACCCGGACGCCCCGACCGGCAGCGGCTTCTGGCACTGGGTGCTGGTGAACGTGCCGGCGTCCGTCACCGAGCTGCCCAGCGGCGTGCGGGAGGACGACCTGGGTGGCGCGTTCAGCGTCCGCAACGACTACGGCGAGACCGGCTACGGCGGCGCCGCGCCGCCGGCCGGTGACCGCCCGCACCGGTACGTGTTCGCGGTGCACGCCGTGGACGTCGACCGCCTCGACATCCCCGCCGGGGCGAGCCCGGCCTTCGTCGGCTTCAACCTGGCGTTCCACACGCTGGCCCGGGCGGTCATCCGCCCCACGTACCAGATCAAGGAGTGA